The DNA window AGGGGCTGCTTGATCCCCCGCAAGACGGCTGCCTTCATGACGTGACCTTCCTCTGCGCGGCATCGCGCGGCTGCGATTCTGAAGCGATACGCGCCGCGGGTCAAAGCCGTCTAGAATCCGCCGCCGTGATCGAAGAGCGCGAGATCCGACGACGACGACTCCGGCTGCCCGAACGCGGCATCGACCTCGCGCTGGTCGACTGGGGCGGGAGCGGGCCGCTGGCCCTGCTCTCGCACGCGAACGGCTTCTGCGCCGACGTCCTGGGGCTGCTCGCCGAGCGGCTGCGCCCGCGTTTTCGAGTGATCGGCTTCGACTCGCGCGGGCACGGCGACTCGGAGAAGCCCGCGCCGCCCGGCCCGTACGCCTGGGAGGAGTTCGCGCTCGACGTGATCGCGGTCGCCGAGCGCGTGACGCGCGATCTGGCGCGGCCGCGGGTGGCGCTCGGCGTGGGGCACAGCTTCGGCGGCACCTGCGTGCTCACCGCCGCCGCGCGCAGGCCCGACCTGTTCGAGCGCATCGCCCTGCTCGATCCGGTGATCCTGCCGCGGGCGGGCGATCCGAGCGGCTGGCGCCCGCCGGCGAACGCGCCCCACCCCGCGGCCGAGATCGCGCGCAAGCGCGCGCACGTGTTCCCGTCGCGCGAGGCCGCGCGAGAGAAGTGGCGCGCGCGCGGGACCTTCGGCGACTGGGATCCGCGCGCGCTCGAGCTCTACCTCCGCTACGCCTTCGCCGATCTGCCCGACGGCCGGATCGACCTGAAGTGCCCGGGCGAGGTCGAAGCGACCGTCTACGAGACCGGCGGCGGCTTCGATCCGTGGCGCGAGATCGCGGGCCTGCACGTGCCGGGGCTGCTCCTGCACGCGGGCCGCGGCAACTTCCCGCTGCCGTTCATCGAGAAGTTCTGCGCCGAGTCCGACACGCTCGAGTGTCGCTCGCTCGACGCGGGCCACCTTCTGCCGATGGTCGCGCCGGACCTGTTGGCCGACGCGCTGCTCGCCTGGCTCGGTCCGGACTCGCCCGGCGCAGCCTGACGCGGAGCGGGAGTCAGGTCGGGGACGTCCGCCGCGCGACGACGCGCGCCTGGCAGCGGTCGCCCTCCCAGCCCTCGCGGTAGTAGACGATCTCGAGCGGGGCGCAAAGACGCAGCAGCTCGTTCGGCTCCAGCAGGAAGCGGCGCGACGGCCGCTCGCGGCGCTCCAGGTTTCGGACCGTCGCGATCTCGCCCACCAGCACGCCGTACGGGGCCAGCCGTTCGACGAGCGCCGGGAAGAGGTCGCGTTGCAGGTAGTGGAAGCAGCTGATCGCCGCGAAGCCCGACTCGCCGATCGCCTCGCGCTCCAGATCGATCGCGCGCGTGCGGAGCCGCAGGCTCGCTCTC is part of the Deltaproteobacteria bacterium genome and encodes:
- a CDS encoding class I SAM-dependent methyltransferase, which produces MADAERERWDRIWREAGSADLAPPAWLAELDAELPRAGRALDVAAGAGRIALYWAVRGLDTLAIDISESGLSRTREAAARASLRLRTRAIDLEREAIGESGFAAISCFHYLQRDLFPALVERLAPYGVLVGEIATVRNLERRERPSRRFLLEPNELLRLCAPLEIVYYREGWEGDRCQARVVARRTSPT
- a CDS encoding alpha/beta hydrolase; protein product: MAHARGDGAHQYLARPGLRDLDVFDREGLLDPPQDGCLHDVTFLCAASRGCDSEAIRAAGQSRLESAAVIEEREIRRRRLRLPERGIDLALVDWGGSGPLALLSHANGFCADVLGLLAERLRPRFRVIGFDSRGHGDSEKPAPPGPYAWEEFALDVIAVAERVTRDLARPRVALGVGHSFGGTCVLTAAARRPDLFERIALLDPVILPRAGDPSGWRPPANAPHPAAEIARKRAHVFPSREAAREKWRARGTFGDWDPRALELYLRYAFADLPDGRIDLKCPGEVEATVYETGGGFDPWREIAGLHVPGLLLHAGRGNFPLPFIEKFCAESDTLECRSLDAGHLLPMVAPDLLADALLAWLGPDSPGAA